From Caloenas nicobarica isolate bCalNic1 chromosome 18, bCalNic1.hap1, whole genome shotgun sequence, a single genomic window includes:
- the CHAD gene encoding chondroadherin, with product MNRSGFFLNVLSLLVCFTSIVQACPPSCHCHGGDLQHVICDNAGLKKIPKVPEQTRLLNLQKNNFPVLPTNGFRDMKKLVSLHLQSSRIKEISTGAFRGLKSLVYLYLTDNQISVIKAGAFDDLSDLTYLYLDKNKIPDLPKGLLSPLVNLFILHLGSNKIRELKPGAFNGAKDLRWLFLSDNSLNNLLPGALEDVENLAVLHLDKNQLSSYPVNAMSKLRVLEELKLSHNPIEVIPDNAFQSFGRYLQTLHLDNMKLKKFADNAFAGVTALKTAHLENNRLTQLPRNFPFDKMETLTLSRNAWHCNCQLAHLRKWLKGNRTRTDETCSTPAQYRGQSIRDTPALRTCKLPTKRSRKGSRH from the exons ATGAATCGGTCAGGCTTCTTCTTAAATGTCCTCAGCCTACTGGTGTGTTTCACCTCCATCGTGCAGGCATGTCCCCCGAGCTGCCACTGTCACGGCGGAGACCTGCAGCACGTCATCTGCGACAACGCGGGGTTGAAGAAGATCCCCAAGGTGCCTGAGCAAACGCGGCTTCTCAACCTGCAGAAGAACAACTTCCCTGTCTTGCCAACCAACGGCTTCCGTGACATGAAAAAGCTGGTGTCCCTGCACCTCCAGAGCTCACGGATCAAGGAGATCTCGACCGGAGCCTTCCGGGGGCTCAAGAGCCTGGTCTACCTCTATCTCACTGACAACCAGATCAGTGTTATAAAGGCAGGAGCATTCGATGACCTGTCTGATCTCACCTACCTGTACCTGGACAAGAACAAGATCCCAGACCTACCCAAagggctcctctcccctcttgTCAACCTCTTCATCCTGCACTTGGGCAGCAATAAAATCCGGGAGCTGAAACCAGGAGCCTTCAACGGGGCTAAAGACCTGCGTTGGCTCTTCCTCTCCGACAACTCCCTCAACAACCTCCTGCCCGGGGCCCTGGAGGATGTAGAAAACCTTGCTGTCCTCCACCTGGACAAGAACCAGCTGAGCAGCTATCCCGTGAATGCAATGAGTAAGCTGAGGGTGCTGGAGGAACTCAAGCTTTCTCATAACCCAATTGAGGTCATCCCCGACAACGCCTTCCAGTCCTTCGGGCGATACCTGCAGACACTCCACCTGGACAACATGAAACTGAAGAAG TTTGCAGACAACGCGTTCGCCGGCGTGACCGCGCTGAAGACTGCTCACCTGGAGAACAACCGGCTCACCCAGCTGCCCCGCAACTTCCCCTTCGACAAAATGGAGACGCTGACGCTCTCCAGGAACGCCTGGCACTGCAATTGCCAGCTGGCACATCTGCGCAA GTGGCTCAAGGGCAATCGCACCCGCACCGACGAGACCTGCTCCACACCAGCGCAGTACCGGGGACAGTCCATCAGGGACACCCCGGCGCTCCGCACCTGCAAGCTCCCCACCAAGAGGTCCAGGAAGGGAAGCCGCCATTGA